The Hymenobacter sp. GOD-10R genome includes a window with the following:
- a CDS encoding PP2C family protein-serine/threonine phosphatase, whose protein sequence is MSTPRAVSPEKRLFLKERELSALLEITQAINHDPTEDALYKIFQFTLLGQLNIRRLVLYVKEENDWLCVVSFGAGLPDFRRIPLPDVVQQSCTGSPCQIASLRLSQEWEKLEMVIPVVNNGEVMAYVLIGNVHEDYVNEEATKFLETLSNILIGAIENRRLARQRVEAAAIRKEIEIAQEVQTMLFPRSLPNDKHVAVHASYVPHTAIGGDYYDVVPIDTQRFLFCVADVSGKGVPASLLMSNFQAGLRTLLRQQAELGTVVSELNNLIYRNAVSEKFITAFFGIYNRATRELEYVNAGHNSAILLSDTDDHQLLSEGTTMLGIFEELPFLHTHRVQVPLRSLLLTYTDGLTEVFDEAEGEFGEEGVLAFLRKNNYLPLPTLHRELLKEIKDFNTKGASFSDDITILSCRFK, encoded by the coding sequence ATGTCTACCCCACGCGCTGTGTCACCTGAAAAGAGGCTGTTTCTAAAGGAGCGAGAGTTGAGCGCTTTGCTGGAAATCACCCAGGCCATCAACCACGATCCGACTGAAGATGCTTTGTATAAGATCTTTCAGTTTACGCTGCTAGGTCAGCTCAATATTCGTCGGTTGGTTCTGTATGTGAAAGAGGAAAACGACTGGCTTTGTGTAGTTTCGTTTGGCGCTGGGCTGCCAGACTTCCGGCGAATTCCGCTGCCGGATGTGGTGCAGCAGAGCTGTACCGGGAGTCCGTGCCAGATAGCTAGCTTGCGGCTGAGCCAGGAATGGGAGAAGCTAGAGATGGTAATTCCAGTGGTCAACAACGGCGAAGTGATGGCCTATGTGCTTATCGGCAATGTGCACGAAGACTACGTGAATGAGGAAGCAACCAAGTTCCTGGAAACGCTTAGCAATATCCTGATTGGGGCCATTGAGAACCGCCGCTTGGCTCGGCAGCGCGTAGAAGCCGCCGCCATTCGCAAGGAGATTGAGATTGCGCAGGAAGTGCAGACCATGCTCTTCCCCCGCAGTTTGCCCAACGACAAGCATGTAGCCGTACATGCTAGCTACGTGCCGCACACTGCCATTGGTGGCGACTACTACGATGTGGTTCCTATTGATACACAACGGTTTCTGTTCTGCGTCGCTGATGTATCGGGTAAGGGCGTGCCAGCATCCTTGCTGATGTCGAACTTCCAGGCTGGGCTGCGCACCTTGTTGCGGCAGCAGGCCGAGCTAGGTACCGTAGTGAGCGAGCTGAACAACCTGATTTACCGCAACGCCGTCTCGGAGAAGTTCATTACGGCCTTTTTCGGGATTTACAACCGTGCCACTCGGGAGCTAGAGTACGTAAACGCCGGCCACAACTCCGCCATTCTGCTCTCCGACACGGATGATCATCAGCTGCTTTCAGAGGGGACAACCATGCTTGGTATTTTCGAGGAGCTACCATTCCTGCACACCCACCGGGTGCAAGTGCCGTTGCGTTCCTTGCTGCTCACGTACACCGACGGGCTGACGGAGGTATTTGACGAAGCTGAAGGAGAGTTTGGGGAGGAGGGCGTGCTCGCTTTCTTACGGAAAAATAACTACTTGCCGTTGCCAACCCTACACCGCGAATTGCTCAAGGAAATCAAAGATTTCAACACTAAAGGCGCCAGTTTCTCCGACGATATTACAATCCTGAGCTGCCGATTTAAGTAA
- a CDS encoding ABC transporter permease: protein MSTVVPAPVSVPTSVLPPARPPSYYVRQRLLQNRPAMAGLAFIVLCTLVALAGYWILPDNSPEANNGIVQLQKEAPGFTATILRLPLAESTRSAAADNPFTIWWGGREPRFQELPISSYQFRGDSVEVTPYRNHSALADQSRHYALSQLAGQTGPRAALQRIIAEERIVKRSYWLGTDKAGRDELSRLLLGTRISLGIGLVAVLISLALGMAVGALAGYVGGWVDSLLLGVMTVVWSIPGIMLVIAISLALDSKGVWTSFVAVGLTMWVDVARVVRGQMLSLRTTTFVEAGRVLGLSQTRLIVRHLLPNMTGPLIVIATSNFAAAILLEAGLSFLGLGVQPPAPSWGLMVNEGFQLLGTEAGLWLTLLPGLAISLLVLSFNLLGNGLRDAYDPKTLIKD from the coding sequence ATGAGCACCGTTGTTCCTGCTCCCGTGTCTGTGCCCACTTCGGTGCTACCGCCGGCGCGGCCACCAAGCTACTACGTACGGCAGCGGCTACTGCAAAACCGGCCGGCCATGGCTGGGCTGGCGTTTATTGTGCTGTGCACGCTGGTCGCGCTGGCCGGCTACTGGATTCTGCCCGACAACTCACCGGAGGCGAACAACGGCATTGTGCAGCTGCAGAAGGAAGCGCCCGGCTTTACGGCTACCATCTTGCGGCTACCACTGGCTGAATCAACGCGTTCGGCCGCCGCTGATAATCCTTTCACTATCTGGTGGGGAGGTCGTGAGCCACGCTTCCAGGAACTGCCGATCAGCAGCTACCAATTCCGCGGCGACTCGGTGGAGGTAACGCCCTATCGCAATCATAGCGCCTTAGCCGATCAGTCCCGCCATTATGCATTGTCGCAGCTAGCCGGTCAGACCGGACCTAGGGCGGCGCTGCAACGCATCATTGCGGAAGAACGCATTGTGAAGCGCTCCTACTGGCTCGGCACCGACAAAGCCGGGCGCGATGAGCTGAGCCGCTTGCTGCTAGGTACCCGAATTTCGCTTGGTATCGGTCTGGTTGCGGTGCTGATTTCTTTGGCGCTCGGCATGGCTGTTGGGGCCTTGGCGGGCTACGTAGGCGGCTGGGTGGATAGCTTACTGCTCGGCGTGATGACGGTGGTGTGGAGCATTCCAGGCATCATGCTCGTCATTGCCATTTCCCTGGCTCTGGATAGCAAAGGCGTTTGGACGTCCTTTGTGGCCGTGGGCCTTACGATGTGGGTTGATGTGGCGCGCGTGGTGCGCGGGCAGATGCTGAGCTTGCGCACTACTACCTTCGTCGAGGCCGGGCGAGTGCTCGGTTTGTCGCAAACGCGGCTTATCGTGCGGCATCTATTACCCAACATGACGGGCCCGCTCATCGTAATTGCAACGAGCAACTTCGCGGCGGCCATCTTGTTGGAAGCTGGTTTAAGTTTCCTAGGGCTAGGTGTGCAACCACCAGCGCCCTCTTGGGGACTTATGGTTAACGAAGGCTTTCAACTGCTTGGGACGGAAGCTGGCTTGTGGCTCACGCTACTGCCAGGGCTAGCTATCAGCTTGCTGGTGCTAAGTTTCAACCTGCTTGGCAATGGCTTACGCGACGCCTACGACCCCAAAACGCTGATAAAGGACTAA
- a CDS encoding winged helix-turn-helix domain-containing protein: protein MLTYRRLPSTVTDPEFDILDELYFVTAFRDLAQRTKLAPAVLEQHLRELLEQGYVKCFYPDPDTEQAYESTSFGAIVRDCYFLASKAGLLEHNTR from the coding sequence TTGCTTACCTACCGCCGACTACCTTCTACCGTGACCGACCCCGAATTTGACATTCTTGACGAGCTGTATTTCGTTACTGCCTTTCGCGACCTAGCCCAGCGTACCAAGCTCGCTCCAGCCGTACTGGAGCAGCACTTGCGCGAGTTGCTGGAGCAAGGCTATGTGAAGTGTTTCTACCCTGATCCGGATACCGAACAAGCGTACGAGTCGACCTCCTTCGGCGCTATCGTCCGCGACTGCTACTTTTTGGCGTCTAAAGCTGGGTTGCTGGAGCACAATACCCGCTAG
- a CDS encoding cytochrome c: MSKFALGMFSFLIALLVCLVGVVVFAGAGLLDTQETPFSEAVVLDTMAMTNASVALQEHAVSDTLSSEDLAVVTAGDALFKNNCAQCHAVNDVVVGPALKDITKRRPLSWLLPWVKNSSKVVASGDEYAVKLFNQYQKQQMPSFQLSDAEVKNIVKYLEVESGKTSSFATAGVIAN, translated from the coding sequence ATGTCAAAGTTTGCCCTCGGAATGTTCTCCTTCTTGATTGCACTATTGGTTTGTTTGGTTGGGGTGGTAGTGTTTGCAGGGGCGGGGCTGCTCGATACACAAGAAACACCGTTTAGCGAGGCAGTAGTGCTCGATACGATGGCCATGACAAACGCCTCGGTCGCACTACAAGAGCATGCGGTTTCGGATACATTGTCGAGTGAAGACCTAGCTGTGGTAACGGCCGGTGATGCTTTATTTAAAAACAACTGCGCGCAGTGCCATGCGGTAAATGATGTGGTCGTAGGGCCCGCTTTGAAAGACATCACCAAGCGTCGGCCCCTTTCTTGGCTTCTTCCGTGGGTGAAGAACTCCAGTAAAGTTGTGGCCTCCGGCGACGAATACGCCGTGAAGCTGTTCAACCAATACCAGAAGCAGCAGATGCCTAGCTTTCAGCTTTCCGACGCGGAGGTCAAAAACATTGTGAAGTACTTGGAGGTAGAAAGTGGGAAGACATCTTCCTTTGCAACTGCGGGCGTAATAGCCAATTAG
- a CDS encoding glycoside hydrolase 43 family protein: protein MSKVFVCLLFSLVSTLVRAQVWQPDNGDGTYKNPIIYADYSDPDVIRVGDDYYMVASSFTCQPGVPVLHSKDLVSWQIINYVYTALPFQRYQKPQHGQGSWAPSIRYHNGKYYVYFCTPEEGLFMASTTNPVRPWKLELVQNVGNWEDPCPFWDDDGQAYLLHGRVGAGPAILHKMSADGKKLLDDGKVIYQDDKKQPVLEGFKFMEKRDGYYYFAAPAGGVGTGWQSVFRSKNIYGPYEDKIVLQQGKTNVNGPHQGGFVSTQTGEWWFIHFQDKDAYGRIVHLQPVAWQHGWPVTGQDEDGDGTGEPVLTYRKPNVGKSYPAGGPQTSDDFSQPNLGLQWQWHAAPQKQWYTLNPKAGTVRLHAAAMPTDNGSLFYAGNLLLQKFTAPAFEATTKLTFKSEKAGERAGLAVMGNYYTSICLEQKAIGSRIVVYEGKRQDRKYLLPRELASIEVSTETVWFRVRVNADATCAYSYSLDGNSYQEIGGRYPVEKGTWIGAKVGLFCLSPSVLKSKGYADFDFFSVAK from the coding sequence ATGAGTAAGGTCTTTGTTTGCCTGCTATTCAGTTTGGTTTCTACGCTGGTCCGTGCGCAAGTTTGGCAACCTGATAACGGGGATGGTACCTATAAAAACCCGATCATTTATGCTGATTACTCTGACCCCGATGTCATCAGAGTAGGAGACGATTACTACATGGTCGCTTCCAGCTTTACCTGTCAGCCCGGAGTACCGGTCTTGCATTCCAAGGATTTAGTAAGCTGGCAGATTATCAACTACGTTTATACGGCTTTGCCCTTCCAGCGCTACCAGAAGCCACAGCATGGCCAAGGTTCGTGGGCGCCTTCTATTCGGTACCACAACGGCAAGTACTACGTGTACTTCTGCACGCCCGAAGAAGGCCTCTTTATGGCTTCAACTACTAATCCGGTGCGCCCGTGGAAGCTGGAGTTGGTGCAAAATGTAGGCAACTGGGAAGATCCTTGCCCTTTCTGGGATGACGATGGGCAAGCTTACTTGCTCCACGGCCGCGTGGGGGCCGGGCCCGCTATTTTGCACAAAATGTCAGCCGACGGAAAAAAGCTGCTCGATGACGGAAAAGTAATCTACCAGGATGATAAAAAGCAGCCTGTGCTAGAGGGGTTTAAGTTCATGGAAAAGCGCGACGGCTACTACTACTTTGCCGCGCCGGCTGGGGGAGTAGGCACCGGATGGCAATCGGTGTTTCGCTCCAAAAACATTTACGGCCCCTACGAAGACAAGATTGTGCTTCAGCAGGGCAAAACAAACGTCAACGGCCCGCACCAAGGCGGCTTTGTGAGCACCCAAACCGGAGAGTGGTGGTTTATTCACTTTCAGGACAAAGACGCGTACGGCCGTATTGTTCACCTGCAGCCAGTGGCGTGGCAGCACGGTTGGCCGGTTACCGGGCAAGACGAGGACGGCGACGGCACGGGCGAACCGGTACTAACTTACCGCAAGCCGAATGTTGGCAAAAGCTACCCCGCCGGAGGACCACAGACCTCCGATGATTTTTCGCAGCCTAACCTAGGTTTGCAATGGCAATGGCATGCCGCCCCGCAGAAGCAGTGGTATACTCTCAACCCAAAAGCCGGAACGGTGCGCCTCCACGCTGCTGCTATGCCTACCGATAATGGGAGTTTGTTTTACGCCGGCAATCTGCTGCTCCAGAAATTTACGGCACCTGCTTTTGAGGCTACCACCAAGCTGACTTTCAAATCCGAAAAAGCTGGTGAGCGCGCAGGGCTAGCCGTTATGGGTAACTACTATACTAGCATTTGCCTCGAACAGAAAGCGATAGGTAGCCGCATTGTGGTGTACGAAGGCAAAAGGCAAGATAGAAAATACCTGTTACCACGAGAGCTAGCCAGCATCGAGGTAAGCACCGAGACCGTTTGGTTTCGGGTGCGGGTCAATGCGGATGCAACTTGCGCTTATTCCTACAGCCTCGATGGAAATTCCTACCAAGAAATTGGTGGGCGCTATCCGGTAGAAAAAGGAACTTGGATCGGCGCCAAAGTTGGGTTATTCTGCCTTAGCCCCAGTGTTCTAAAAAGCAAAGGCTACGCTGATTTCGACTTCTTCTCGGTAGCAAAATAG
- a CDS encoding glycosyltransferase — MSAAAVVFTVGVLGPAALYALRMMRFRRAWRQLPLLSPNLAPAPRSADAPALTVIIAARNEAANLPHLLADLGQQTYLDEGGNVEVIIADDHSTDDTASVVQKAMQASFFTLRLLRLAELPQQPTGKKAAVQAAIAAAGAPWVVFTDADCRVEPGWLAAHAAVAAKPNAQFVSGPVLLTGEGILAELQGVELAALVGVGAASIALGQPTMCNGANLSYRRSAFYAVQGFAGNAHVPSGDDEFLLHKLYKAYPGGVYFLKAADAIVRTGAQPTLRALLMQRVRWASKWRHYEQTAPRYLAVLVLLANMALLMGLIGMFFFPSHWPLVLAAWTLKLGADVWFLTPVLTFFRRRRWLLWLPVLQLAYAPYALAAGLLGLRGGYTWKDREIKVNR; from the coding sequence ATGAGTGCAGCAGCAGTAGTATTCACCGTAGGAGTGCTAGGTCCGGCGGCGCTGTATGCGCTTCGCATGATGCGCTTCCGACGAGCCTGGCGGCAGCTCCCGCTGTTGTCGCCGAACCTAGCTCCAGCGCCACGGTCTGCCGACGCTCCTGCTCTTACCGTAATCATTGCGGCCCGCAACGAGGCCGCGAATTTGCCTCACTTGCTCGCCGACCTAGGTCAGCAAACCTATCTTGACGAAGGCGGCAACGTGGAAGTTATCATCGCTGATGACCACTCGACTGATGACACTGCCTCGGTTGTGCAAAAAGCTATGCAGGCTAGCTTTTTCACGCTCCGGCTGCTCCGGCTTGCCGAGTTACCACAGCAGCCAACCGGTAAAAAAGCGGCCGTGCAAGCGGCCATAGCCGCCGCTGGAGCCCCTTGGGTGGTGTTTACCGACGCCGATTGCCGGGTAGAGCCGGGGTGGCTAGCTGCGCACGCTGCGGTAGCCGCCAAGCCGAACGCCCAGTTTGTGAGCGGGCCCGTGCTGCTGACAGGAGAAGGCATCTTAGCTGAGTTGCAAGGCGTAGAACTGGCGGCATTGGTTGGGGTAGGGGCCGCCAGCATTGCCTTAGGGCAGCCAACGATGTGCAACGGCGCCAACCTTAGTTACCGCCGATCAGCATTCTACGCCGTGCAAGGCTTCGCTGGCAACGCCCACGTGCCCAGCGGCGACGATGAGTTCCTGCTGCACAAGCTCTACAAGGCTTATCCGGGAGGCGTCTATTTCCTGAAAGCGGCGGATGCTATTGTGCGGACGGGGGCGCAACCCACGTTGCGCGCCTTGCTTATGCAGCGGGTGCGCTGGGCCAGCAAGTGGCGCCATTACGAGCAAACCGCGCCGCGCTACTTGGCCGTGCTGGTGCTGCTGGCCAACATGGCCTTGCTAATGGGCTTGATCGGAATGTTCTTTTTTCCTAGCCACTGGCCGCTCGTGCTGGCCGCCTGGACGTTGAAGCTAGGGGCTGATGTGTGGTTTCTGACACCAGTACTAACTTTCTTCCGGCGACGACGCTGGCTGCTGTGGCTGCCCGTGTTGCAGCTAGCTTATGCGCCCTACGCCTTGGCCGCGGGACTGCTAGGGCTGCGTGGAGGGTACACATGGAAAGACCGCGAAATCAAGGTAAACAGGTAA
- a CDS encoding lysylphosphatidylglycerol synthase domain-containing protein: MELTSRRRLLVVAGKLLVTVLTLGLLYHSVFAAPDTAAAWRALLASALRGAGRGPVLLALALVPVNWGLEAWKWWRLARHLEPVSFRRSFRAVLVGLTLGFVTPNRVGDYAGRIIELKSRRLDALGAVFLGRYCQLVVTVVAGSLGLLYFLLTFYLRGYPASELGLVVAAVALNAAVLLPLYRSQLLLAVLTLVRPLRRFRPYLAVMPTYSAQALHAVLALSALRYAVFCGQFGLLLLAYGAQAPFGPGAAAIAGTFLLKSLVPSLNALADVGVRELSATHLFGLLGQSALPVLSASLSLWVLNIALPSAAGLLFVLRLKVFRKKKAAKPLVVS; this comes from the coding sequence TTGGAACTGACCTCGCGCCGGCGGCTGCTTGTGGTGGCGGGCAAGCTGCTCGTGACGGTGCTTACGCTTGGGTTGCTCTACCACTCGGTGTTTGCCGCCCCCGATACGGCTGCCGCCTGGCGGGCGCTGCTCGCGTCAGCGCTTCGTGGGGCAGGCCGCGGCCCCGTCCTGTTGGCGCTAGCGCTGGTGCCCGTCAACTGGGGCTTGGAGGCGTGGAAATGGTGGCGCTTGGCTCGGCACCTAGAGCCGGTTTCGTTTCGGCGCAGCTTCCGGGCCGTACTCGTTGGGCTGACCCTAGGTTTCGTGACGCCTAACCGCGTGGGGGACTATGCCGGGCGCATCATCGAGCTGAAAAGCCGCCGATTAGATGCGCTAGGGGCCGTTTTTCTGGGACGCTACTGCCAACTAGTCGTCACGGTAGTGGCGGGCTCTTTGGGCTTGCTGTATTTTCTGCTCACGTTTTACCTGCGCGGCTACCCGGCGTCGGAGCTGGGGCTGGTAGTAGCGGCGGTGGCGCTGAATGCGGCCGTGCTGTTGCCGCTCTACCGCAGCCAATTGCTGCTGGCCGTGCTGACGCTGGTTCGGCCCTTGCGCCGTTTTCGGCCTTACCTAGCCGTGATGCCAACGTACTCGGCGCAGGCGCTGCATGCGGTGCTAGCTCTATCGGCCTTGCGTTATGCCGTGTTTTGCGGACAATTTGGGTTATTGCTGCTGGCTTATGGCGCGCAAGCTCCCTTCGGACCGGGAGCAGCGGCTATTGCGGGCACGTTCTTGCTGAAATCTTTGGTGCCCTCCCTCAATGCACTGGCTGATGTAGGCGTGCGGGAACTGTCGGCTACGCACTTATTTGGACTGCTTGGACAGTCGGCGCTGCCCGTGCTGAGTGCTAGTCTAAGCTTGTGGGTGCTTAACATTGCCTTGCCGAGCGCCGCCGGGTTACTATTTGTGTTGCGCTTAAAAGTGTTTCGCAAGAAAAAGGCTGCAAAGCCACTCGTGGTATCATGA
- the ruvC gene encoding crossover junction endodeoxyribonuclease RuvC — protein MAVYPTSSLDLPKLIMGVDPGTQVMGYAIIEVTGSKVEVLRYDVINMKSLGTNHAVKLKKIFDRMIELIEEFLPDELAIEAPFYGTNVQSMLKLGRAQGVAIAACLSRQIPYVEYAPTKVKQSVTGSGAASKEQVAHMLRQTLKLPPIEDAPKFLDATDALAVAMCHHYQKGNNLKAGGKSWGKFLADNPDRMVGGTTTKKPTKAK, from the coding sequence ATGGCTGTGTATCCCACCTCTTCGCTTGACCTTCCGAAACTCATTATGGGTGTCGACCCCGGCACTCAGGTGATGGGCTACGCTATTATCGAAGTCACCGGCTCAAAGGTAGAAGTGTTGCGCTACGATGTCATCAATATGAAGTCGTTGGGCACAAATCACGCCGTAAAGCTAAAGAAGATCTTCGACCGGATGATCGAGCTGATTGAGGAGTTCTTGCCCGATGAGCTAGCCATCGAAGCGCCTTTCTATGGCACCAACGTGCAAAGCATGCTTAAGCTAGGTCGAGCGCAGGGCGTGGCTATTGCGGCTTGCTTGTCGCGGCAGATACCGTATGTGGAGTACGCGCCCACCAAAGTTAAGCAGTCAGTAACGGGGTCAGGAGCGGCCAGCAAAGAGCAAGTTGCGCACATGCTGCGCCAAACGCTGAAACTCCCTCCTATCGAAGACGCGCCGAAGTTTCTGGATGCTACCGATGCGCTAGCCGTGGCCATGTGCCACCATTACCAAAAGGGCAACAACCTAAAAGCGGGTGGCAAAAGCTGGGGTAAATTCCTGGCCGACAACCCGGACCGGATGGTTGGCGGCACAACCACGAAAAAGCCAACGAAGGCTAAGTAA
- a CDS encoding KTSC domain-containing protein, translating into MQRQLVRSTSLKAVGYDTAAQILEIEYRNRRLVRYTGVSEEVYHALLALPGKALFVEQVLEKNNYAREQVR; encoded by the coding sequence ATGCAACGCCAATTAGTCCGTTCTACTTCCCTCAAAGCTGTTGGCTACGATACAGCCGCTCAAATACTAGAAATAGAGTACCGAAACCGCCGGCTTGTGCGCTACACTGGTGTGAGCGAGGAGGTGTACCATGCCTTGCTAGCGCTACCGGGCAAGGCGCTCTTCGTGGAGCAAGTGCTGGAAAAAAACAACTACGCACGTGAGCAAGTCCGGTAG
- a CDS encoding PhzF family phenazine biosynthesis protein encodes MLLPLYQVDAFTDQVFAGNPAAVCPLTEWLPADMMQAIAAENNLAETAFFVPRGGNEYDLRWFTPAVEVELCGHATLASAHVLLRHLNFKGEEIVFHSKSGPLRVRQANGRLTLDFPSRPPKPLVEHPEGLLDGLGATPVAILAGPDLVAVFNTEEEVRAIQPNQLHLAKVEYRAVIVTAPGSNGVDFVSRFFGPRVGVPEDPVTGSAHTTLIPYWAERLGKTELYARQVSPRGGDLWCELRGDRVLISGHAVTYLKGEIELNH; translated from the coding sequence ATGCTTCTCCCACTTTATCAGGTAGATGCCTTTACTGACCAGGTTTTTGCTGGCAATCCGGCGGCCGTGTGCCCCCTCACCGAGTGGCTACCAGCCGACATGATGCAGGCCATTGCCGCCGAAAACAACCTGGCTGAAACGGCCTTCTTCGTACCGCGCGGCGGAAATGAGTACGACTTGCGATGGTTTACGCCCGCCGTTGAAGTTGAGCTGTGTGGCCACGCCACACTGGCCTCGGCGCATGTGCTGCTGCGGCACCTCAATTTCAAAGGAGAAGAAATCGTATTTCACTCGAAAAGCGGCCCCTTGCGCGTGCGACAAGCCAATGGCCGGTTAACATTGGACTTCCCAAGCCGGCCACCTAAGCCGCTCGTGGAGCACCCTGAAGGTTTGCTCGATGGCCTAGGTGCCACGCCGGTGGCCATTCTGGCCGGCCCCGATTTGGTGGCGGTTTTTAACACTGAAGAGGAAGTGCGCGCCATTCAGCCCAACCAGCTGCACCTGGCGAAGGTAGAATACCGGGCCGTGATTGTGACGGCGCCCGGCAGCAACGGCGTCGACTTTGTGTCGCGCTTTTTCGGTCCGCGCGTGGGTGTGCCCGAGGACCCCGTAACGGGTTCTGCGCATACTACGCTCATTCCTTACTGGGCCGAGCGACTCGGCAAAACGGAATTGTACGCCCGCCAGGTTTCGCCCCGGGGCGGTGACCTATGGTGCGAGCTTCGCGGCGACCGAGTGCTCATCAGTGGCCACGCCGTGACGTACCTGAAGGGGGAAATTGAGTTGAATCATTAG
- a CDS encoding sigma-70 family RNA polymerase sigma factor — protein sequence MRKAFAPNLNFRRFRCLMPPALDAILEGCRRGEPAAQRALYDALAYRLMGVCLRYCPSRAEAEDALQNTFVKLFTHLDQYRGQGPFEAWARRVAVNTALTIYHQSRQRGLQVECEEALEVPDTEGSSLDQLAAEDVLRLLHSLPLGYRTVLNLYAIEGYTHAEIGELLGISEGTSKSQLSRARRLLEERLLANDKFELK from the coding sequence GTGCGGAAGGCTTTTGCTCCTAACCTCAACTTCCGCCGCTTCCGTTGCCTGATGCCGCCAGCACTCGACGCTATTCTGGAAGGTTGCCGACGGGGTGAGCCGGCGGCCCAACGCGCCCTCTACGACGCGCTGGCTTACCGGCTCATGGGGGTGTGTCTGCGCTATTGCCCCTCGCGGGCCGAGGCGGAAGATGCGTTGCAAAATACTTTCGTGAAGCTTTTTACCCACCTCGACCAATACCGGGGGCAGGGCCCCTTTGAGGCCTGGGCCCGGCGCGTCGCCGTTAATACCGCCCTGACTATCTACCATCAATCCCGGCAGCGTGGCCTGCAAGTAGAGTGCGAAGAAGCCCTGGAAGTACCCGATACGGAGGGCTCGTCCCTGGATCAGCTGGCCGCTGAAGACGTGTTGCGTCTTCTACACTCCTTACCCCTCGGCTACCGCACCGTGCTCAACCTCTACGCCATTGAAGGCTACACCCACGCTGAAATTGGAGAGCTCCTCGGTATATCAGAGGGCACTTCCAAATCGCAGCTTTCGCGGGCCCGACGGTTGCTGGAAGAACGACTCTTGGCTAATGACAAGTTTGAACTGAAATGA
- a CDS encoding radical SAM protein: MLQTSLFEELPVLTPSPAVAPAPQPLTHSARMWLPKRVLFTPDALTEEFGQQMYERITAQGLPVEVLKSNRITGLRGADERETYRNAKNTLALVKAPPSNFRLQPTPPSADWQMNLAEGCPAHCQYCYLAGSLQGPPVVRAYANLPELLRNTAQYEQPGRVTSFEVSCYTDVLGIEHLTGSLEECIRYYGTREGAQLRFVSKYNQVDSLLDLPHNGRTRARLSLNAEQIARRMEGGTASVEARLQALRKLALPRELGGGGYPVGIILAPIMQIPNWREHYLALLDRIAEVMDFPCDLTVEFITHRFTPGSKDVLMEWYPNTSLDFDEAKRAVKRNKFGGTKFVYQPEDMRSMKQFFYEEWQRRFPNAPIQYWT, translated from the coding sequence ATGCTCCAGACTTCCCTTTTTGAAGAGTTGCCCGTTCTTACTCCTAGCCCGGCCGTAGCCCCAGCACCGCAGCCCCTGACGCATTCCGCACGGATGTGGCTGCCCAAGCGCGTGCTGTTTACGCCCGATGCGTTGACCGAGGAATTTGGCCAGCAGATGTACGAGCGGATTACGGCCCAAGGCTTGCCGGTGGAGGTGCTCAAGAGCAACCGCATCACAGGTTTGCGCGGCGCCGACGAGCGCGAGACCTACCGTAACGCCAAGAACACCCTTGCCTTGGTGAAAGCGCCACCGAGCAACTTCCGCCTGCAGCCCACGCCACCTTCCGCCGACTGGCAGATGAACCTAGCCGAGGGCTGCCCTGCGCACTGCCAGTACTGCTACCTAGCGGGTAGCTTGCAGGGTCCGCCCGTAGTGCGAGCCTACGCCAACTTGCCTGAGCTACTGCGCAATACTGCTCAGTATGAGCAGCCAGGCCGCGTCACGAGCTTCGAAGTGAGCTGCTACACCGACGTACTCGGCATTGAGCACCTGACGGGCAGCTTGGAAGAGTGCATTCGTTACTATGGTACTCGCGAAGGCGCGCAACTGCGCTTTGTGAGCAAGTACAACCAGGTGGATTCGCTGCTCGACCTACCGCACAACGGCCGCACTCGCGCACGACTCAGCTTGAACGCGGAGCAGATTGCCCGGCGTATGGAAGGCGGTACAGCTTCGGTAGAAGCGCGTTTGCAAGCCCTTCGTAAGCTAGCATTGCCGCGTGAGTTGGGCGGGGGCGGGTACCCCGTTGGCATTATCCTGGCGCCCATTATGCAGATCCCGAACTGGCGGGAGCACTACCTAGCTTTGCTTGACCGCATTGCCGAGGTGATGGATTTTCCGTGTGATCTGACGGTGGAGTTCATTACGCACCGTTTTACGCCGGGCTCCAAGGACGTGCTGATGGAATGGTATCCTAACACCAGCCTCGACTTCGATGAAGCTAAGCGCGCCGTGAAGCGTAATAAGTTCGGGGGCACCAAGTTCGTGTACCAGCCCGAAGACATGCGCTCCATGAAGCAGTTCTTCTACGAAGAATGGCAGCGGCGCTTTCCGAACGCTCCCATTCAGTACTGGACCTAG